In Carassius gibelio isolate Cgi1373 ecotype wild population from Czech Republic chromosome A10, carGib1.2-hapl.c, whole genome shotgun sequence, the DNA window CAGCAGTTACCTCACACCAGCTGGACTGATGTCAAATGTGAGGGACCTGATAAGAACAGACCTAAACCGTATTGCGTGATACATAGGACCATGTGATAAGCACTGCACATGCTTGATTACAAACACTTTGTAAATGACTACTTTTGGCGGTATGACGTGTTCTCGTAGATCAACTGATATCTAAACAACACAGGTTATGGATATGATTATAACTTGAATGCTGTGTAGGTTACGGTGGATTAAAGCAAATCGATAGCTGTGAGAAAGATAGAGTTGACCTACCCATCAAAGTAAAGAAAATAACCTCCTGTCTTTCCCTCCAGGGTGTTTGTGAACCGGAGTTTGACGCTTGAAAACATCAAGTGCTATGGCTTCGACATGGATTACACTCTGGCAGGTGAGAGCGTTCATAGCGCCTTTGGGACAAGCTGTCAGACTTTGTGTGAAGTGCTTCGTTCACATCGACTCTCTTGTTTTGGACAGTGTATAAGTCTCCAGAGTATGAGAGTCTGGGCTTTGAGCTGCTCAGGGACAGGCTGGTGTCTATTGGATATCCACACGAGCTGCTGGGCTACACCTACGACCCCACGTTCCCCACACGGTAAGTGCTGCTCCCTTACTGAAAATGGTGATTCACAACAGGCAAAATTTAAACAActtaaacagtaaaaacagtatagTAACAACAGTATCGAATGCGGTAAATTCCAAAATGTAGCTCATGGGAATCTTTTAGTCTTTCAgcaaaaaaaggtacaaaactgtGTTACTAGGTACTTTTAAAGGGACattggatgcaaaattcacttttacaatttgtttgtttacatataATGTGTCTTAGCAATGTGTTGACACAATCACCCTACAATgattaaaatccttttttttaatcCCACAAATAAACTAAACAGTCTCAATTATCAAACCGTTTTGATTTTCCGAGCAATATGATGTCATAATGCTCAGGCTCCGCCCACGACCACTGAAGGACTGTCCCGTATTAGCATATCTCCGCCCTCAGCCAGTTGAATGCTGTCCACCGTTTTCTCTGCACTCGAGCAGCTGTAGCGGCAACAGTGTCTCGTGAGAAAtgcaggtgttttgttgttggatgtaaaaGTGAACGTAAAAGTCTTAATTTTCTCCCAACATCAGAGCCACTGAATACACAAAAAACAGAAGAGTGGGGcggggtgagcagagctcattagcatttaaagacacatgcccgctgtgaacagagctgtttttgacaaggtaaaaagggGGTTGTTTTCTACAACCActgaggaattttaaccaaagacatttcatgaagaccctaaagaatcgcTTGTGGAAAATGAgcatctgatgtcccctttaTAATACTTTTATGTACCTTTATGATATATGTACTATTTACTATTTATCTGCACATTTTGAATGCGTCACTGATCTGACACACTCAGTTCAGCTCATGTATCTCTCTCCTAACACGCTGATAATCTGAATCAGGTGTATTAAATGAGCAGAGCAGGGGGTCCCCAGGACTTGATGCCAATTCCAATATGAACTCGTTTCTTTAGTATAAGACAGTATAAGTATAAAGTCCACTTCATTTTCATCTGGAAACCAGTCAGTTTTTAGTCACTTTTGAGCCTTTTATAAACCATTCATGAGAGACTTTGTGGGCAACCGTATAAATAGAAACATCCTGCGTTACACCAGTCTCAAGGGTCTCATAAAGCAGAAGGTCACTTGAGGTCATTATTAAAGCAGACTGAATACCAAATGCAGACAGCTAAACTCTCTTCTCAATGATACTACTGGGGGAACTCTTGTTGTAACTCCTAAGAGGGCCATATTTTGCTATAAATTATTGACTTGTCTGAATGCTTACAGACTCTGCTGGTTTCAAACGTTCTCTCTCgttctcctcttctctccagaGGTCTGGTGTACGATACCACGTATGGTAACCTGTTGAAAATAGACTCCAATGGGAACATCCTGGTATGCACTCACGGCTTTGAGTACCTGAGAGGGTGAGTGAGATGGTTCATTGTGCCCGTGCGGGTCAGTGGTGTATTGAGTGAGAGTTTTCTCACAAATGCCCCCTCGAACTTTCACTGACACTAGAAGATTTCAACAAAGTAGAGTGCTGCGAGGGACAAAACAATAAAGAGAGCCAGGCTGAAAGCCAATAAACCCAATGTGAGGGAACGGCGAGGTCAAGAGCTGTTAAAAACAGATCAAGAAGTACAAGGATCACAGCAGAGCAAGGCGTTTAGTCTTTAAGATCGCAATTTAATGCACTGAAGTTCTCATTATTGCAATTATTATATatgcaatattatatattatattatatgcaatATTTAGCCTAAATGTAATATCTAAatcacagcacaactgtttttaacattgataataatagatTATTGAACATAATAATAGAACATtgataaacatttttattcttcttctcaAACTTGAGGACAAACAGAGCATGGATCAGCATTGTGAGTGTCCATGTATAAGACCGCATAATAAATGGTGTTTCATCAGACGCCACCCGACGTAGGGTGTTGTGGGCACAGTTTTATTTAGCAAGGGATCAGTTGTTTGAGATCAGTTAGCGTTCTTTCAACACTGGCTGCTGTGACATATTAGCTGGGCAGCTCAGTGGCAGACTGTTATTGCTCTGTCACCAGCTTTCCAATGcgtttcaaatgtttttatatatatgtgtgtggtgTGTCAGGAAGCTTATTTACCTGCTGTTATTCTCATTAAGATGTCTGTCTGTTTGCAGTGAACAGGTAGATGAGTATTATCCAAACAAGTTCATCCAGAGGGACGACACGAACCGCTTCTACGTCCTCAACACGCTTTTCAACCTGACAGGTACAATGACAGTGACACATTTACACGGTCGAGTGAGAGGATAATTGAGTCTGTTAACATGATTGGTCCCTCTCCTTTTCTCAGAGACGTATCTGTATGCGTGCCTGGTTGACTTTTTCACCAAAACCAGCAGATACAAAAAGTGAGTGAATTATTCTTTAATTGCGAGAGTTATGGCTCTTTTACAGCGTCACTGTCTGTCAGTTGTCATTCTGTTTATCCCAATAATATGTATTCGTAAGATGATATTTAATTGCTTAgctagttttatgatcaaagctctgtaggTTTTATCATGGGATAAAACAATGCGaagcaaaattatgtttttttttttagcaaatcttTGATTATGTTGATGGTTTAAAGTCCTTAAAAAAACTGCTATCGCTGTTGGGTTTATTTATGGTAAACTTAAAATACGTCCAATAGGTGTCCCAAAtctcactcactctttctcttCTATTTAGTTGCATGAAAGGGTTCAAACACGGTGACTTGTTCATGTCACACAGAAGCATGTTTCAGGACGTGAGGGACGCCATGGATTACCTTCACGAAACGGTAACCATTTTTATGTAGATTAATCTTATGGTTGGACTTGTTCCCTCTCTCGTGATAGAATTTACTTCCAGAGTTacttcaaattaaaatatgactTTAAAGGTAGGGTAGGTGATTTGGGAGAGGCTGTAGCATTAGCAAGCTAGCTCTGAAAGCATAAGATCCCTCCCTTCCAGCAAATCCCTCTCCTAAGCCACGCCTCCTGACACACGGGCAGATGAGAGACGGTTGGTAAAGGGGTTAAATGCAATGCTGTCAAGATTAGCTCATGTCTCATTCACCAGTGAGAAATCGTTACAGTACAAAGcgcataatattataataatcaaatatttttgaaccaaatcacctcCCCTGCCTTAAAGAGCAGAATatgtttcattgttatttttgtcCTATAGGGGACTCTGAAGGAAAGAACTCTGAAGAACCTGGACAAGTATGTGATTAAAGATGTAAGTGGTAATAACGTATGTAATCATGAATAGAAGTATTTGTATGTGCCAAAACTCATtcatatatgtataattttgtcTAGCCTCGTCTTCCTGTGTTACTGGGCCGAATCAAAGAGGTCGCCAAAGTGTTCCTGGCCACTAACAGTGACTTCAATTACACCGAGGTAAGGAGAGCGCCACACCCCGAGAAATCATTTCAGTTTCCATCGACAGGCTGCATATCATTGCACTCTATCATTAATATTCAGAATTCCTTTCTAATCACGCCACATTACATCTTTTCTCAAATTAGGCAATTATGAAATACTTACTGGATTTTCCGTCTGGCTCTAAGGTGAGCAGCATGATCCCTCTATAAGTGTTTAGTGGTTACTGTGAGAAACTGCTTGTGACTGTTCTTGATCGCACATAAAGATATTCAGATTCTGAAATGACTCGTGTTGTTTGTCTAGAACCCCAAGAAACCGTGGCGCTCCTACTTTGATCTGGTGGTGGTGGACACCAAGAAGCCCTTGTTCTTTGCAGGGGGCACAGTGTTACGACAGGTAGACACGGTGAGTTACTAGTGTTGTGTGCACTGCTGCAAACATACAGAACAAGATTTACACTcgttaaataaagcatttattcagGCAGGGGAGTGAAAACTGTTATACCTAATTATTTCATAACAATTGATTGAGAGAATTTGGGTGAATCTGAAGCATGTCAAGAACATGCCTAGACCCTGTTTTAACCcaaaaccagaaaaaaagaaaacatataaaTGCAAACATTACAGTTTGGGTAAAGTAGATTTCTGCCTATTTCTCTCTGCAATGAATTGAAAAGTTTTGTTCCCAGTAACATAAATCCTACTATTATGTTAAATATTAACATTGTAACAATACTAAAGATTATTCCCTTTACTATAATAAAATTGTGTCCCAGAGTAGTTGTCATGGTATGTCATAAAAATAgtctaaaatgataaaaattattttataaaatgttattcttAAATCTCTATGCTATATCGGGTGACATAAAACCTAGATATTTAATGATTTttggtgcttaatattttagattattttctgacacattactattcaaaagtttaagataattactatttaaaaactatatatatttccTAAATATTCCGCAAGGAGGCATCCAATTGTTCAAAAGTGTCagtcaaaacatttattatattaaaaaaaaaatttttttcatattaatgatgttttgtactttctattaatcaaagaaatttttttttaatatgaagcagcacaattatCTTCAACAACATTACaacaatgatacatttttattgagTATCAAATctgcgtattagaatgatttctgaaggatcatgtgacactgaaaactggagtaatgatgctgaaaatacaggtttgcatcacataaataaatgacatggtaaaataaattcaaatagaaaacttattttcaattaaaataatatttaacaatattactgcatgtttgatcaaataaatgcagcattggtaaaaaaaaaaaaaagccgaaCGGTAGTATACAAGTAACATTTTAAGCCATGTTGTTTCATGAACATGGAGTCACATATATCAGCAAACATCTCGTCTATGTTTGGACTGCACTTAAATCTCATCATTCTCCTGTAGGACACTGGGAAGCTGCGTATTGGCACATACACCGGAGACTTTCAGCATGGGACGGTGTATTCTGGAGGTACTCCGATGTTCTTCTCATCAGGATCTGTTCACGAATGCACTCCTCTGGCTTATCTCAGTTATCCTTATTCAACGCC includes these proteins:
- the LOC128021351 gene encoding cytosolic purine 5'-nucleotidase isoform X2, which gives rise to MESRAAKREIIQRVFVNRSLTLENIKCYGFDMDYTLAVYKSPEYESLGFELLRDRLVSIGYPHELLGYTYDPTFPTRGLVYDTTYGNLLKIDSNGNILVCTHGFEYLRGEQVDEYYPNKFIQRDDTNRFYVLNTLFNLTETYLYACLVDFFTKTSRYKNCMKGFKHGDLFMSHRSMFQDVRDAMDYLHETGTLKERTLKNLDKYVIKDPRLPVLLGRIKEVAKVFLATNSDFNYTEAIMKYLLDFPSGSKNPKKPWRSYFDLVVVDTKKPLFFAGGTVLRQVDTDTGKLRIGTYTGDFQHGTVYSGGSSDIVCDLLDVRGKDILYVGDHIFGDILKSKKRQGWKTFLVVPELVKELQVWADKASMFEELKHLDIFLAELYQHLDSGSQECPDITVIQNRIKMVTYGMDLCYGKMGSLLRCGSTKTLFASQLLRYADIYSTCCLNLLNYPFSFLFRAPLVLMPHEAAVESQTKEQISELSEHMLRSSSITRQCECEDGDCGQEENCARNNPPTSTVT
- the LOC128021351 gene encoding cytosolic purine 5'-nucleotidase isoform X1 translates to MESRAAKREIIQRVFVNRSLTLENIKCYGFDMDYTLAVYKSPEYESLGFELLRDRLVSIGYPHELLGYTYDPTFPTRGLVYDTTYGNLLKIDSNGNILVCTHGFEYLRGEQVDEYYPNKFIQRDDTNRFYVLNTLFNLTETYLYACLVDFFTKTSRYKNCMKGFKHGDLFMSHRSMFQDVRDAMDYLHETGTLKERTLKNLDKYVIKDPRLPVLLGRIKEVAKVFLATNSDFNYTEAIMKYLLDFPSGSKNPKKPWRSYFDLVVVDTKKPLFFAGGTVLRQVDTDTGKLRIGTYTGDFQHGTVYSGGTPMFFSSGSVHECTPLAYLSYPYSTPFLGSSDIVCDLLDVRGKDILYVGDHIFGDILKSKKRQGWKTFLVVPELVKELQVWADKASMFEELKHLDIFLAELYQHLDSGSQECPDITVIQNRIKMVTYGMDLCYGKMGSLLRCGSTKTLFASQLLRYADIYSTCCLNLLNYPFSFLFRAPLVLMPHEAAVESQTKEQISELSEHMLRSSSITRQCECEDGDCGQEENCARNNPPTSTVT